A stretch of Mucilaginibacter terrae DNA encodes these proteins:
- a CDS encoding ankyrin repeat domain-containing protein, with protein MEEITNQLTGAARVGDLSTLTLLLDQGADINSRDSKGYTPLIIAAYNHQLDAVKLLLNAGADVNAADYGGNTALMGVCFKGYPDIAELLIEKGADLNLQHGNGGTALMFAAMFGRNDLVKLLVKKGADRYILDVRGLSVFDLAAQQGNEEGIAILEAQY; from the coding sequence ATGGAAGAGATCACCAATCAATTGACAGGCGCCGCAAGAGTCGGCGATCTGTCAACCTTGACCTTATTACTGGATCAAGGTGCAGACATCAATTCCCGAGACAGTAAAGGTTATACGCCATTAATTATTGCTGCTTATAACCACCAGTTGGATGCTGTAAAACTTTTATTGAATGCCGGTGCTGATGTGAATGCCGCCGACTACGGAGGCAATACAGCACTGATGGGCGTTTGTTTTAAAGGCTATCCTGACATTGCAGAATTGCTGATCGAGAAAGGGGCAGATTTGAATTTGCAGCATGGAAATGGAGGTACGGCACTAATGTTTGCAGCCATGTTTGGACGTAATGACCTGGTAAAGCTATTAGTAAAAAAAGGAGCCGACCGGTATATACTGGATGTTCGTGGCCTATCGGTTTTTGACCTGGCGGCCCAGCAGGGAAATGAGGAGGGCATTGCCATATTAGAAGCTCAGTATTAA
- a CDS encoding sensor histidine kinase, protein MDKTESKISFYGSLLIALLLNSGRLLALREDGIMARYVHFEPLEFLFRFVAQFLFCYILFQLNLRNNSLDTLRTSNRAIYFTVNGVLILTILFIAGFLQRRIFDHTQPRRLYWSAYTARFALSAVLTGILLKIIYLLRASRKQARENEQLKNAYTTAELELLKEQLNPHFLFNSLSSLSGVVAEDPILAQQYIKHLSQVFRYTLAKPAGIMVTLEEELTMLRSFARLLDMRLEKSFTMDIMINEASMKRKLPHLSLQPLLENAAKHNAATMAKPLMVKVYLEDQYVVISNNMQPVNADSNGIGLANLNERFRILVKKEIVIERTTNTFTVKLPLHYE, encoded by the coding sequence GTGGACAAAACCGAAAGTAAAATTAGCTTTTATGGCTCCCTGCTAATTGCCTTGCTACTTAATTCAGGCAGGTTATTAGCCTTGCGGGAGGATGGCATTATGGCGCGTTACGTGCATTTTGAACCGCTGGAATTTTTGTTCCGGTTCGTTGCGCAATTTCTGTTTTGCTATATTTTATTCCAACTGAACCTCCGTAACAATTCGCTTGATACACTACGAACCTCCAACAGAGCGATTTATTTTACCGTTAATGGCGTGTTGATCTTAACCATTTTGTTTATTGCCGGATTTCTGCAAAGACGTATTTTTGACCACACGCAACCCAGGCGTTTATACTGGTCAGCGTACACCGCCCGTTTTGCCTTATCGGCAGTGTTAACGGGCATTCTGCTCAAGATCATTTACCTGCTGCGCGCCTCGAGGAAACAGGCACGTGAAAATGAACAGCTCAAGAACGCCTACACTACTGCAGAACTGGAATTGCTGAAAGAACAGCTGAACCCGCACTTTTTATTCAATTCGCTCAGCAGTCTTTCGGGTGTAGTGGCTGAAGACCCGATACTGGCGCAGCAATACATCAAACATCTTTCGCAGGTATTTCGGTACACGCTGGCCAAACCTGCGGGCATCATGGTTACCTTGGAGGAAGAACTGACTATGCTACGCTCATTTGCCCGCCTATTGGATATGCGACTGGAAAAATCTTTTACAATGGATATTATGATCAACGAGGCATCCATGAAACGCAAATTGCCTCACCTTTCTTTACAACCATTGCTGGAAAATGCTGCTAAGCACAATGCCGCCACTATGGCAAAGCCATTGATGGTTAAGGTTTATTTGGAAGATCAATATGTAGTCATCAGCAACAACATGCAGCCAGTTAATGCCGATAGCAACGGCATCGGACTGGCCAACCTGAACGAGCGTTTCAGGATACTGGTCAAAAAAGAGATCGTTATTGAGCGAACTACTAATACTTTTACTGTAAAACTTCCGCTGCATTATGAATGA
- a CDS encoding catalase codes for MSNKKPSPKMGTEPAIDKKLAPQPENDKTTQLAAHTLDAAGEQMRTNTGLFINDDQNSLKAGDRGPTLLEDFILREKITHFDHERIPERVVHARGSGAHGVFKLYDSLSPVTKAAFLNEVERETPVFVRFSTVAGSRGSTDLARDVRGFAVRFYTPEGNFDLVGNNMPVFFIQDAIKFPDLVHAVKPEPDNEIPQAASAHDTFWDFISLTPESAHMIMWAMSDRAIPRSYRMMEGFGVHTFRLINAEGKASFVKFHWKPLLGVHAVAWDEAQNISGKDPDFHRRDLWDAIESGAFPEYELGLQIIPEEDEFKFEFDLLDPTKIVPEELVPVQRVGKLTLNRNPDNFFAETEQVAFHLGHIVPGIDFTNDPLLQGRLFSYTDTQLTRLGGPNFQEIPINRPIVPVHNNQRDGFMRQIINKGKTSYGPNGIAANDPQQVKEADGGFVSYQERIEARKIRARSKSFFDHFSQARLFFNSQSDPEKNHIVDALTFELGKVKLVEIRERMLGVLVQIDKGLATQVAYGLGLHLPETLPANGHVPADGNPEDFASIQVEGSITVSPALSMANTVKDTIKSRKIAILAADGADSASINQIKAALEAEGAVVEVIAPKLGFITAADDTQIEVDQSFLTAASVLFDSVYVAGGMNAVATLEAEANAVHFLNEAFKHCKPIAAHEDAMQVLDATYFSKKLPPDFTEDTVLSEGILVGKTDKNFAELFIKMIAQHRFWEREKPRLIPA; via the coding sequence ATGAGCAACAAGAAACCATCACCTAAAATGGGTACAGAACCGGCTATTGATAAAAAGCTGGCACCACAACCCGAAAATGATAAAACTACGCAACTGGCAGCACACACATTAGATGCCGCCGGAGAACAAATGCGTACAAACACCGGCCTGTTTATTAATGATGATCAAAATTCACTAAAAGCAGGTGACCGCGGCCCTACACTATTAGAAGATTTTATCCTTAGGGAGAAAATAACGCACTTTGATCATGAACGCATACCCGAACGGGTTGTACATGCGCGTGGTTCGGGCGCACATGGTGTATTTAAACTATATGATTCGCTTTCGCCGGTAACTAAAGCTGCGTTTTTGAACGAGGTGGAACGCGAAACACCGGTATTTGTCCGTTTTTCAACCGTAGCCGGTTCGCGTGGGTCAACAGACCTGGCACGCGACGTACGCGGCTTTGCTGTGCGTTTTTACACGCCCGAAGGCAATTTTGACCTGGTGGGCAATAACATGCCGGTATTTTTTATACAGGATGCCATTAAGTTTCCTGACCTGGTTCATGCGGTAAAACCCGAACCTGATAATGAAATACCACAGGCAGCTTCGGCACATGATACATTTTGGGATTTTATCTCGCTCACGCCAGAATCTGCCCATATGATCATGTGGGCTATGAGTGACCGTGCCATCCCCCGAAGCTACCGTATGATGGAAGGTTTTGGTGTGCATACGTTCCGTCTTATTAATGCCGAGGGCAAAGCCAGTTTTGTTAAGTTTCACTGGAAGCCGTTATTGGGCGTGCATGCTGTTGCCTGGGATGAGGCACAAAACATTTCGGGTAAAGACCCTGACTTTCACCGCCGCGACCTTTGGGATGCCATTGAAAGCGGTGCATTTCCGGAATATGAATTGGGTTTGCAAATCATTCCAGAGGAAGATGAATTTAAGTTTGAATTTGACCTGTTAGACCCAACGAAGATAGTCCCGGAAGAATTAGTGCCGGTACAGCGCGTGGGTAAACTTACCCTTAACCGTAACCCTGATAACTTTTTTGCAGAAACAGAGCAGGTTGCTTTTCACCTCGGGCACATTGTGCCGGGTATCGATTTTACGAATGATCCGCTTTTACAAGGTCGTTTATTCTCTTATACCGATACACAGTTAACCCGCCTCGGTGGGCCAAATTTCCAGGAGATTCCAATAAACCGTCCTATTGTTCCGGTACACAATAATCAACGTGACGGTTTCATGCGTCAAATCATCAATAAAGGTAAAACCAGTTACGGCCCCAATGGCATTGCTGCTAACGACCCGCAGCAGGTTAAAGAAGCCGACGGTGGTTTTGTAAGTTATCAGGAGCGTATTGAAGCACGCAAGATAAGGGCACGCAGCAAAAGCTTTTTTGACCATTTTAGCCAGGCACGCTTATTTTTCAATAGCCAGTCTGACCCGGAAAAAAATCATATTGTAGATGCTTTGACCTTTGAATTAGGTAAGGTGAAACTGGTTGAAATACGCGAACGTATGCTGGGTGTACTGGTGCAAATTGATAAAGGTTTGGCCACGCAGGTAGCTTATGGCTTAGGTTTACACTTACCGGAAACATTACCTGCTAACGGACATGTTCCGGCCGATGGCAATCCTGAAGATTTTGCTTCGATACAGGTTGAAGGTTCAATTACAGTATCGCCTGCTTTAAGTATGGCTAATACAGTGAAAGATACCATTAAGAGCCGCAAGATTGCTATACTGGCAGCTGATGGCGCTGATTCAGCTTCTATAAATCAAATTAAAGCAGCACTGGAAGCGGAAGGTGCGGTGGTAGAGGTTATTGCCCCTAAACTCGGCTTTATAACCGCTGCCGACGATACGCAGATTGAAGTAGATCAAAGTTTCCTGACCGCAGCATCAGTGTTGTTTGACTCGGTATATGTAGCCGGTGGCATGAATGCTGTAGCCACGCTGGAAGCAGAGGCCAATGCCGTACACTTCCTGAACGAGGCTTTTAAGCATTGTAAACCCATTGCGGCACACGAAGATGCAATGCAGGTGCTTGATGCTACTTATTTCAGTAAAAAGTTACCGCCTGATTTTACTGAGGATACGGTGCTTAGCGAAGGCATACTTGTGGGTAAGACAGACAAAAACTTTGCTGAACTGTTTATAAAGATGATTGCGCAGCACCGTTTTTGGGAAAGGGAGAAGCCGAGGTTGATACCCGCATAA
- a CDS encoding LytR/AlgR family response regulator transcription factor, which yields MNELRVVIVEDEPATARNLVRMLEDTDEHILVKAKLTSVLEAVDWFKAHKGAFDLIFMDIRLADGLSFDIFNKAVIDQPVIFVTAYNDHALDAFKNNGIDYILKPFDQQEIGKAIQKYRRLTGAVYPAHDKLPLEGLADQLRQLTKLYRRSFLVHYRDRLVPVETAKIYWFYTANEIVYAHVADNRQYVIDMTMEQLYKELDTEMFFRANRQFIVNRTAIQEVNFYFNGRLSIKVSPEPPEKILISKARVSEFKSWMNT from the coding sequence ATGAATGAATTACGTGTTGTAATTGTTGAGGATGAACCGGCAACTGCCCGTAACCTTGTTCGTATGCTCGAAGATACTGATGAGCACATCCTGGTAAAAGCAAAACTCACTTCGGTGTTGGAAGCTGTGGACTGGTTCAAAGCACATAAGGGTGCGTTTGACCTGATCTTTATGGACATCCGGCTGGCCGATGGCCTATCGTTCGATATCTTCAACAAGGCAGTGATCGATCAGCCGGTCATTTTTGTTACTGCTTATAACGATCATGCTCTCGATGCGTTTAAGAATAACGGCATAGACTATATCCTTAAACCGTTTGACCAGCAGGAAATCGGTAAAGCTATTCAAAAGTACAGGCGTTTAACCGGAGCGGTTTACCCTGCCCATGACAAGTTGCCGCTGGAGGGGCTGGCCGATCAGCTTCGGCAGTTGACCAAACTCTACAGAAGATCTTTCCTGGTGCACTACCGGGACCGGCTCGTTCCTGTAGAAACCGCGAAGATATACTGGTTTTATACCGCTAATGAGATCGTGTACGCACATGTGGCCGATAACCGGCAATATGTAATCGATATGACAATGGAGCAATTGTATAAAGAGCTGGATACGGAAATGTTTTTCAGGGCGAACAGGCAGTTCATCGTCAACCGAACGGCTATCCAGGAAGTCAATTTTTATTTCAATGGCCGGTTATCCATAAAAGTTAGCCCGGAACCGCCGGAGAAAATACTGATCAGTAAAGCCCGGGTTTCCGAATTTAAAAGCTGGATGAACACATAA
- a CDS encoding serine hydrolase domain-containing protein has translation MIVFACITTASAQYNFSKVDNWLEENTPDMGGRSVLMIYKDGKIVYTKSVNELTRRQKMVGKIIARRQGKAATTEDFTATTQQMIASCSKWYSAALVMTFVDEGKLKLTDTVGKYLSILSKHDKGNITIAQCLSHTTGIKATDLKESLQDWKSVGSMDEAIAQIAVLPMEGKPGTVFHYSNAGLQIAGAVIEKISGKSFEAMFAERIATPLSMKNTDFGKGKVALPAGGGRSTAEDYINFLIMILNKGTFSGKRILSEGSAEQMQINRITPEVNVAYSPAEAGGLGYGFGEWIVEKSTTTGLTTAVSSPGLFGSFPWVDNERKYAAFLLTFYIKNNGRQERYKKLRTLVNEVLR, from the coding sequence GTGATCGTATTCGCTTGCATCACAACAGCCTCAGCGCAGTACAACTTTAGTAAGGTAGACAACTGGCTGGAAGAAAACACGCCTGACATGGGTGGCCGTTCGGTATTGATGATCTACAAAGACGGTAAGATCGTTTACACAAAATCGGTTAACGAATTAACCAGGCGGCAAAAAATGGTCGGCAAGATCATCGCCCGCAGGCAGGGCAAGGCGGCTACTACCGAAGATTTTACAGCAACCACCCAGCAGATGATTGCCAGTTGCAGCAAATGGTATAGCGCAGCCCTGGTGATGACCTTTGTTGACGAAGGAAAACTTAAGTTGACAGATACGGTGGGTAAATACTTGTCCATCCTGTCGAAGCATGATAAAGGCAATATTACCATCGCCCAATGCCTGTCGCATACTACGGGTATTAAAGCTACAGATTTAAAGGAAAGCTTACAAGATTGGAAGAGCGTCGGCAGTATGGACGAAGCCATCGCCCAGATCGCCGTCTTGCCGATGGAAGGCAAACCCGGAACCGTTTTTCATTACAGCAATGCCGGCTTACAGATTGCCGGGGCAGTGATCGAAAAGATCAGCGGCAAGAGTTTTGAAGCAATGTTTGCCGAGCGGATCGCCACACCACTCTCTATGAAGAACACCGACTTTGGTAAAGGCAAGGTGGCCTTGCCAGCGGGCGGTGGCCGAAGCACAGCCGAGGATTATATTAACTTCCTGATCATGATTCTGAACAAGGGTACTTTCAGCGGTAAACGCATACTAAGCGAAGGCAGCGCAGAACAGATGCAGATCAACCGGATAACACCGGAGGTCAACGTGGCATATTCGCCCGCGGAAGCAGGTGGGCTGGGTTACGGTTTCGGGGAATGGATAGTAGAAAAAAGCACTACCACGGGACTAACGACTGCCGTAAGTAGTCCTGGTCTTTTTGGTAGTTTCCCCTGGGTAGACAACGAGCGAAAGTATGCGGCCTTTTTATTGACCTTTTATATTAAAAACAACGGAAGACAGGAGCGCTACAAGAAACTGAGAACACTGGTTAATGAAGTACTTCGGTAA
- a CDS encoding alpha/beta hydrolase family protein, with amino-acid sequence MKNIILKIMAVCLLVSACGKHNDQDTTPLTKLQGPIQPPASGYGADGTHQVGETSFANPQYTGTKVTIFYPLDLNSPRPTIFYSHPYGGENKEYNRGLFEFIAKKGYVVVFVPYPTSGVSVDERYSTLWAGFTKAAADYTNLIDTKKVGFMGHSFGGGASIALSYKAFTENGWGQDGRFLFTMAPWYNYQISPQQLQSFPSNVKMITQIYDEDNYNDHRMAIDIFKHINIADNEKDFIYIKPSTVAGYTYRTDHVLPNSRSAFDALDYYGVYRLLDAMIDYSFNYNQAAKSVALGNGSPAQITMPGFNGQSMASLIVTDNPSPLYSQSKYMFPCASPENPRIGNCE; translated from the coding sequence ATGAAAAACATTATTTTAAAAATTATGGCGGTGTGTTTGCTGGTCAGTGCCTGCGGCAAACATAACGATCAAGATACCACACCGCTAACTAAGTTACAGGGACCTATCCAGCCACCAGCCTCCGGCTACGGTGCAGACGGTACCCATCAGGTTGGAGAAACCAGTTTTGCCAATCCACAATACACCGGTACCAAGGTGACGATTTTTTATCCGTTAGATCTGAATTCTCCACGCCCCACCATCTTTTACTCCCATCCCTATGGTGGTGAAAACAAGGAGTATAACCGGGGCTTGTTTGAATTTATTGCAAAAAAAGGCTATGTCGTAGTATTTGTACCCTATCCAACCTCTGGCGTTAGCGTAGATGAGCGATACAGTACTTTGTGGGCCGGTTTCACCAAAGCCGCAGCGGATTATACCAATCTTATCGACACTAAAAAAGTAGGCTTTATGGGGCATTCCTTTGGCGGCGGCGCTTCCATTGCCTTAAGCTATAAAGCTTTTACAGAAAATGGCTGGGGACAGGACGGCCGCTTTTTGTTTACTATGGCCCCATGGTACAACTACCAGATCAGCCCTCAGCAACTACAAAGTTTTCCATCAAACGTAAAGATGATTACCCAGATATATGATGAGGATAATTACAACGACCACCGTATGGCTATCGATATTTTCAAACACATCAATATCGCCGACAACGAGAAAGATTTCATCTATATTAAACCATCAACAGTTGCAGGTTATACCTATCGCACTGATCACGTGCTGCCTAACAGCCGAAGTGCTTTTGATGCGCTGGACTATTACGGTGTTTACCGTTTGCTGGATGCAATGATAGATTATAGTTTTAACTATAACCAGGCAGCTAAATCAGTCGCGCTTGGAAACGGTTCGCCAGCACAGATAACTATGCCGGGTTTCAACGGGCAATCAATGGCTTCGCTGATTGTAACGGACAATCCTTCGCCACTGTATTCACAAAGCAAATACATGTTTCCTTGCGCAAGCCCTGAGAACCCGAGAATAGGAAATTGTGAGTAG
- a CDS encoding glycoside hydrolase family 2 TIM barrel-domain containing protein: protein MVYIECEEGRYRLIKNGRPFLVKGAAGLSQLTTLKQVGGNTIRTWDTLGLDGILKDAAQNDLSVIVGLYMPDNQRMDEFYNNRKAVQTQFKAYKKLISRYKNHPALLCWCLGNELPFPLKPSYNGFYATFNSLVDMIHTVDPSHPVTTTMVNFQPQNIFNIKHRTNVDFISINTFGELKNLEQSLDKYEWLWDGPFLVTEWGIDGPWLEHKQTAWRAYIEETSTKKADQYLAKYQNYMPVDNGRFLGSLVFYWGQKQETTPTWFSMFDQQGNRSEAINAMQYLWTAKKSEIKTPQLNYMLLNEKGAHDNVFIKPGSTVKARVLLNDADSLKYDYEWQVQPEDWYKINNQNNSKPLKPVTPAQTGLGKTGITFTAPLKEGAYRVYVYVRGKNQTFATSNTPFYVLPNP, encoded by the coding sequence TTGGTTTACATCGAATGCGAAGAGGGGAGGTATCGCCTGATAAAGAATGGCCGTCCCTTCTTAGTAAAAGGGGCAGCCGGTTTAAGCCAGTTAACCACACTAAAGCAAGTTGGCGGTAACACCATTCGTACCTGGGATACCCTGGGCCTTGACGGTATTCTTAAAGACGCAGCTCAAAATGATCTTTCGGTTATTGTGGGTTTGTATATGCCCGATAACCAGCGTATGGATGAGTTTTATAATAACCGTAAGGCAGTACAAACTCAGTTCAAAGCCTATAAAAAATTGATCAGTCGTTATAAAAATCATCCTGCATTATTGTGTTGGTGCCTGGGTAACGAACTTCCGTTCCCGCTAAAGCCATCATATAATGGTTTCTACGCTACCTTTAATAGTTTAGTTGACATGATTCACACGGTTGACCCAAGCCACCCGGTTACTACCACCATGGTTAACTTTCAGCCTCAAAATATTTTCAACATCAAGCACCGTACCAACGTTGATTTTATATCCATCAACACTTTTGGTGAACTTAAAAACCTTGAACAATCTTTAGATAAATATGAATGGCTTTGGGATGGCCCATTTTTGGTTACCGAATGGGGTATTGACGGGCCATGGCTGGAGCATAAGCAAACGGCATGGCGGGCCTATATTGAAGAAACCAGTACCAAAAAGGCTGATCAGTATTTAGCTAAATATCAAAATTATATGCCCGTTGATAATGGTCGTTTTTTGGGTTCGCTGGTATTTTACTGGGGGCAAAAACAGGAAACCACTCCAACATGGTTCAGCATGTTCGATCAGCAAGGCAACCGCTCAGAAGCGATAAACGCCATGCAATATTTATGGACCGCCAAAAAAAGCGAAATTAAAACGCCTCAGCTTAATTACATGCTGCTTAATGAAAAAGGCGCACATGATAATGTATTTATAAAACCGGGCAGCACGGTTAAGGCCAGGGTTTTGCTCAATGATGCCGATTCATTAAAGTACGACTATGAATGGCAGGTGCAGCCCGAAGACTGGTATAAAATTAACAATCAAAACAACAGCAAACCGCTCAAGCCTGTTACCCCGGCACAAACAGGCTTAGGTAAAACCGGCATAACATTTACAGCACCGCTTAAAGAGGGCGCATACCGTGTTTATGTTTATGTGCGTGGCAAAAACCAAACGTTTGCCACCAGTAATACACCGTTTTACGTTTTGCCTAATCCATGA